The Pseudomonadota bacterium DNA window ACCTGCACGCGCGGCTGGGTGAGACATTGGCGGACTGCGGCATCGACCGGTTATTCACCTTGGGCGATCTCAGCAAACACACGGCGGCGGCGTTTGGTAAGCAGGGTGAGGCGTTTCAATCGGTCGAAAAGCTCAACGCAGCGTTGCTCAAAGACTTGCACAACGCGGTGACCGTCTTGGTGAAAGGCTCGCGGGGCATGCGCATGGAGCGCGTTGTCGAAGCTATCGCCGCTCAAGATTCTGCCGGACAGGAGAACTGACATGCTCCTGTATTTAACGCAATACCTCGCGCAATTTGAATCCGGTTTTAACGTCTTTGATTACCTAACGATGCGCGCCATCCTTGGCGCACTCACCGCATTGGTAATTTGCTTCGTCATCGGGCCACGCATGATCCAGCGGTTGAGTACCAATCAGCTGGGTCAGCCGGTACGTGAGGACGGACCGGATACCCATCTGCTAAAAGCCGGC harbors:
- a CDS encoding UDP-N-acetylmuramoyl-tripeptide--D-alanyl-D-alanine ligase; this encodes LHARLGETLADCGIDRLFTLGDLSKHTAAAFGKQGEAFQSVEKLNAALLKDLHNAVTVLVKGSRGMRMERVVEAIAAQDSAGQEN